The window TCAAAGACAAATTATCCAGTTTTCCatgccgcttttttttttttataatttatgtcAAACGTGAGTTTAGACGTGAGACAATGAGAGATGAAAGACCTCAACACCAACGATGTGACAGGTCACCGGACCAGTGAGATTTGGGTCAGTGGCACCACCTTGCTCAGATTCAAAAACACAGCCTGGGCTGGGCCATTTTCCGCTTCTATAAACCACATGGCAGCTCTTAGAGCCCGCAGCAGACTTCACAAAGGTGTTGACATCCTACTTATGCAAGCATTGTTGTTCCTCTGCAGCCCCCCAATTAGCCGCTTATTAGCAGCCGCTCCTTGAGCACACTGTGATCTTAATGCACTTGGTGGATTTACCTCAATGTTTTCCGCATGGTAGAGGATGAGGAAGGGTACGGGTCCAACCCAAACTTTGGCCAGTGGTAAGTGTCTGAACTCATTAGTGCCTTCAATCATTTGATTGAAGAATTCTTTAGATTGAAAAAAAACGGACAAACAAGAGTGGAAAGACGATTAAAAACGCAGTGTTATCAGTATGTGTGGACAAATGGTAGAGAGTTCCCTTACCCCCAGCGTTGACTTTGAACTGCAGCGCGTTGCCGATGATGGGAAACGCTCCCCCCTTTCCAGGGATCGGCCTCATTACAAtccatttatatacatattccCGAAGCGGTTGATAGTCGAGGCATGCCAGCAGAATGACAGAAATGGCCAGAGCGACGATTCCCAGAGTGTACAGCCCCAGCTCAATGGCCATCTTTGCGCCGATGGATCGAGCAGCGCTGTGAAACGCACCGGTGGCTCAGCGTGAACTTTAGACCCCAACTCGGCCGTCCTGCTCAGGGGCGGCTGGCGTGAAGTTATTGGGCTATTTGCTTTATGATGCAGCAAATGTAGTTATCTGCAGGTGAACGGCCAGGTGGCTGCCAGAGGAGCCGGGATGAagagtgttgtgttttttcgGCTAGAGGACGGGCCCTGTTTATTTTCGTTTGGGCTCCGGCCGAATGCAACGCCTCCAGAAGCCGAGAAGAAGGCCAAATCTCAATAAATACTTAACATACACCCAGACCAAAAATTTCAGAGCTGCAGACAAATTTTAGAATAGCTCACCGTTGTTACCTTACGTCCATTTTATAGTCTCGACTATTTAGTATTGGCTTTTGCAAATAATAAAGCACAAAGCCAACATGGGTGGCATGAGTTGAGTTTTCACAGCTAAGACCTTGAAGTTTTCACACACTTTAGCTGTTTATATCAGCTCAGACcagtaaaaatgttgttgtttaaagTTGATATAAAATTTTATTGAATACATGGCGCTCTATGTATTCAATACAATTTTACATCAACTGTAAACAACATTTGACTCACATCTCATGACTCATATCTCATTTATGAATCTGCTTTGATTGTGGTTATCTGTCTCTTATGAAGGTGTGTTAAGTAACTCTtatagctctctctctctctctctattttaacacacacacacagccgttGGAGAATGTTATCAGTACAATATGCTCCCCTGATCATTTTACAcgtcaaaataaaatgttattgatATAGGATATTCCCACTTTTTTATGTTaactttacatttaattttgtcCACTACACCTTCATCTAGtgcacatatatgtatatgtccatatttttttactgaaaaaagtAGTACTACTGATAACTACAGCATTCATTCAGCATATTTCAACACTGAAACTGTGTTCACCTTTGCACCACCTTCATTATTGTGCCTTCTATTGTCCCTTTGTCTAGACGCCACACTGCAGTGTCTTGTGGTAGTTGGGTGAAGTGTTGGGTTGTAGGACGGtggtagccttgtgggtaacacatgctccaagggggactgaccttgtaaatactgactgtaaagtGCTGTAATGTAAAAGTGTTTATGTATCCTGTGTAcactctctgtgtctgtctATCTACATAGTCAACTTTTTCCCCCATGTATTAAAGAAAACTCACTTTTCCTTATTTAACGTGCAAAGAAAGACATGAAATTGACGACGTGCAAACGTGTGTTTATTCAGTAAAATACTCAGCACGGGTTTGGCATTTATTTCTTGTAAAAGTTAAGAAACAccattatccaaaaaaaaaacagtatccAATCCTCAGTCCATTCAGGGAAGATCTGCACTTGTAAACTCATAAATTTTCATAAAGATACACGGTATTTTCTACATTCATACAAACTCTCATTTCTGCATTTATAAAGTGTAACATTGACTTCAAATGTTGAAGATGTCTTTCTTCATAACAAATAGTAGcatgacattttaataagaaaaatatgacattttttcaatataaaaaatcatttttttcattgtaatgaGAAAGTACTACAGAAAAACTTTTaaactctgattggctgagagcaTGTAAACATCATGGTgcctttttacaatgtttagGGTTATGACAACGCAACATGACCTGATGCTGCCTGAAcgacgttgcttagcaacagctgATAACAGATGGAACTACTTCGTTGCAGAAGATAAATCTTGTGGCTTTTTTGATCACTGCAAGAACTAAATATTGACAGTTACACTGTAGTATAAGTCACAGTAGCACCAGTTCTGACGTCCCACTGTTCAATACTGTTTTTATTGCTGACTTACTCtcaattttaaatataataattcttgaatatttcatttaagtTTAATTTCAGAAATATATGGTATGGACGCAAAATGCACAGTTAGTTAATAAACGTGCTGTACTTGCATGTGACAGCCACCTCATACCTTCATGGAATTAGTGAAAAAGCTCAAGTGAATTGTACAAGAAGTCATTTGGCCGCATCACAAGGCGAAGTGATGACGATGTGGTGGTTTATTTCGTCGGCATATTGGAGCCTCTGAATTCGCCCTGGGAAAAACACATCAGCCAAGGATTGTCGATCAACAAAGCCCAGTGTGCAGGGATCTTTAAGTCATTAGGACCTTCTTCCTCCCGTTCCCAGGGAAGCGGCTGAAGGCTTTCCGCTGATGCTGTGGACCTACCAAATCAGCAGACACAATGTCTgttttttacatgcaaaattGTTTCAAGTCCTCAAATATAAATCCAGCATAGATTTTTCCCATGGGCCTGTTCCACTGTGAGTCATGTGACACACGCTCTGTGGCAGAATCCCAACAACCCACGTAGTCATGAATCACTTTCAAAGCACGGCGAcggaatgtaaaaataaaacgtGAGCTGCGTCAGGGTAGAATGAAGACATATTTACCCTCGGCCTCAGCGGGAGGCGGGGCGAGGGCTCGTCGGCGGGGTGGGGTGGCGCACTCGGAGAAGCCGCTGGACATGGAGGAGGTGATGCCCATGCTGAAGCCGGTGACACCCATGCGTGAACAGTCCCCTGTGGTTGTGACGCAGTTTGAGTAATGTGACCCACAGGCGTTCACCTGAGTGCCTCTGCGTCCAGAGAAAGGCGCCGGCAGAGTTGAGGTCAGACCGTCTACTATCTGTGACTCGGGGAGCTTGGATTTCAACATTATTAATAGCAGCTCTAAAGCCATACTTGCTGCAGCCGCCGCATTCAGCTACCCAGAATGCAATGCTTTTCGGTCATCAGCAAGTCATATTCAACCCCATTCAGTCAGGAGGTACAAAAAGCCTTTGCACTCTAAAGTAATCCCCCTACTCCGCATGCCGGGTGTGTAGCGCGTGGGCTCCGTGTTTCGgtgcagaaacaaacaaataaataaataatcggCCGAGTGCGCAAGCTGGGCCAAAAATTATTCAAGAGGCGGGATTCAATATCTAATCAGAAGTGCTTCATCGGCCCAGATAAGTGCACTGCTGAAGGCCTCCAGTGAAAGGCAGCCACGATGTAGCATCCACATCATTTAAGGGAAATGAGTCGTCATTTCTGCTGTCATTTTTTGCGATTTTTATATCAATTTTTTATGTGACGCGAGCAAATAAATGCCAAACACAAGGCTACACAAGGACAGCACGTCATTGTTAATTTTAATGCAGGGTTTTTTCAGTGAACAGGGTTTTTCAGTGCGAACCTTCAGCTATGTTTGTCCTTGGTGGGCGTTTGAAGGAACGTTCAGGTCGGTGCTCATATTGCAACGTGAATGCAGCTTTTGAAGGATTGAGATGAAGCTGGCATCTAAACTTCGTGTAACACCTTGTGTCCAAGCCACGCCCGAAGTCGCTAGCTGTCTGACAGGAGGACTTACCTGGAAGTGGAGCTCTCAGCCCCCTCACACTGCTGGCGAAGTCTGCCGGACTGAAAGAGCTCTTCATGAGCGAGTCTGACTGAAGGACAAGAAACAGCTAAAtgaacacatgcatacataccgaatttttatttcttttctctaTAATTCTTAAGATATTTATAATGGAATATTGGTTGATTCAAATTCTGGTCACGTACGATCacatttgatatttttattctattactcttaataataatgtttatcctaatgtattttttttttgcatctgttCACTTTCCACTGTAGCTATAAGGCCTAAAAGACATAATGTCACTTGACTGACAATGAAAGAGAGACGTTTGATTGGCTTAGCCACATGCCAGCCTTGATTTTtctctaaataaaaaatagcacAGAAATGTGAAGACGTGACTTCTAATGGCACGGACAAGTCAGATATAAGAGCCAGGTGAGGGTGTGCTGAAGACGCCTCACCCAGAACGTGTGAGTCGTGTTGGGCCTGGACTCCAGCATCTGCGTGGGCTCCCTCAGAGGAGGCAGGGTGGAGCTGGGGTGCACGGCGCTTACCACCCCGCCCCGCAAGAACCTCAGCCTGGGCTGCAGGAGATGAGAGTGTGGTCAGTGCATCCTAACCAACTCAATGGAATTCTGGGATTTCTTCATAAACAAGAACATTTTGCACAAAGACAACACTGAGGTCTCGGTCTTTGTTGAGTCTTCGCTGGCTCTGCTCACGTCGCGTTTTAGAAGCAATCATTTCATTCTGCCCCGCGAGCCGTATTTAAACAATGACGCGAGACGAAGGCTTTGTGAAAATACGCCGCGAAAGACAAATAAGGGATTTGAGGATTGCAATCTATTACCGGGGAAAGTTGTTCCATAAAATGTATCCCCATGATGGAATGAGCCTGGCCTCGCACTTACagacaaaacatacacacagagagcacCATATAAATTCTGGTTTAATTATCTCATTCCACAAGTGTAATGGAACCAGATACAGACGCCTTCCAATATGCCCAGGGGTTCCTGTAACCCCATCATTTCCGGGGAAAGATTTGCATGCTTCATCATATCTCGTGGATGAGACACACATctttgaaccagaaggccacaaggtcacaggttcaaaccccactcactaccactgtgtccctgagcaagacacttaacactgtgtgtctccagggggactgtccctgtaactgctgaagttactctggataagggcgtctgtcacAATggttggacatggcgaggaaggacgGCGTCACGAGACAGGAGTTTATTACATGgtaacaggacaggggagacgtCACATAACAacgacctgacggcgaacagacacgaacagggcagctttatacaaacAGACAGAGGTGAAGACAACCAGGAAATATAATGACaaaggaccaacatgaaacatCAAAATCCCGACCCAGAGTAGCCATTTCCAGACGGATCCTGACATCATCTGataaattatatacatatacattgcTGAACCCACAATTTCTGAACCCACAGTTGAGTTGTGGGATGTCTGCAACTATACCACAAGGTGCATAACTTTTGATCACCTCTCCATAGCTAATGCATGCTTGAAAATCAAAAGATTCAATAAAGTACAAGTAGAAAGCGTGCTAAACTGAATGCGGATCATTCCGTCTCGGATATAACACTGAGATCTGGGAGACACCGAGGCCTGAAGTTAGCATCTTGAACATTCCTTGAAAAATTCTGCAGTCTGGCAGTGCACATTGTCCAGCAGAAATGGAAAAACCAGGACCTATGGTTCCCCAGGGCCTAAAGTCCCCAAGCTGAACATAGCTCTGCCATCTCTCACTCAGGTAAATGACACTCAAGTGCCCGTTCTAaatgctcccctggcgcctttcatggctgcccactgttcctTCAGgggatgggataaatgcagaggcaTCTTGCATGTGACAACTAGTCACTTTCACTAGTTTCACctattttttttcaccacactTTCACCATTTTATCATAAATCCCACACAGTGTGGCAACTATGTGCCATAGTAACATGGTAGTAAGCAACACTCAATATCGTACCAATATACTCTCTACCAGAGTCTAAAATCAGATGAATTATTGATCCTTGCAGTAATATAAATGAACATTGTAAGTGCAGAGCAGGGACTGTAGATGGTGAACAGGCCTCCACAGCACCAGGGCAAACAGAACCACCGAATGAACGAAGGAAAAGCAAAGCCGTTCGGAAACTTGGCAGCCCGTACCTGTGCTTGCCTGGGGGGCTGCGTGGCGGCGCCGTCCTGGAGCTCCACAGCCTCCGATTGGACGTGAGGAAACCTCTGCTTGAGTGCGGCAGTGGCCGGCGGCAACAACAGGCCCTCGCTCACCATGCATCTGCGGCGTGGAGGAAGTGGGCTGCGTTAGGCAAATTAGCATGTTTGTTTGTGCGCGGTTACGCCCGGCGGCGCCGTTCTAATCATCTTCACCCCACTTCGTACGGCGGTGGGGACGGCACGCCTGCAGCGGAATCTGCTGCGTCCTAGCATGTGATTGACAGGGCTTTAGCTATAATTGTACTGCGCCACTCCAGGGGCCAAGTTAACAAGATTCACGAAAAAACAAGAATTAGACGAACAGTCTGCTTTGTCTGCAATTTTCTCAAGTCTGATTATACGGTAAAAAAGCGAAACgtttaatatttcatatcaGCAGCCCTTCAGACCCCCAACCACCTTTTTCCTCTCATTATTCATCCATAGCCCTTCACATTTATGCTGTTTAGCAGATGTGCTTACGAGGGGGACTAATGTGTGGATGGATTGGGGTGCTGAAATGAATCTCGTAATCGATTAATCGCGATGCAGATGTGAgtgattctgcatcgatgcagtgcagaacataatagATTATagcataatgacgttgcttggtgattttagGATTATAAATTCTAGATAAAAAGTAGTTCCTGATCTGACTGCAGCGGCACTGTAGGATTCAACTTCGTCCAGAAGGACATTTGAAATGAACGTTCTCTGAACGCCATACATGTTTTGGCTGCACTTTGTAGCTGTAGCAGATGTCCATGTGAACAAGGCCTTAACTCTCCTCACACtgatgtatttaaaaatgtcatatgaagtattgtaaaaaaatgtatgcgaTGCATCGACAATTGAGCCATTGacaatcgtaatcgaatcgaatcgtgacaCCAGTGAATGTTCACACCTCTACCCTGAAAGCCAGTGAGCACCACAAGATGCCAGGGAATGAAGCATCTATTAGCGAAAGGGAGTAAACCTCACATGGGAAGACAAATGTTTCTTTCTAGCATGAGGAAGAACAACTCTTGATCTGCAGTGGCCTTTCTATGTGACCCAGAATTCATAAAATATGCCccaaaaaatgactttttcttTTGGTATTTGTCTAGTGACAGTACATAGCGTTCAACAGTCACAATGTTTACATCTCGCTATGACCCCGAGAGTAACAGCATGAATTGAGCTGCAGACCTGGTTTTCCATGCAAAATAAGAGCTGGGTCCTTTTTTGTTGGGTTCGGGTTGGGGGGTGTTGTGGGGTCTACGGCGATGCCACCTACTGTATAATCTCACGCTGGACGTAGCacatcaaatattaaatatcaaGCATTGATAGCACAAGAAGTCCCTGGCCCATGTCGCGAGtctgattgcatttttttaaggcCGCCACGGGGTGACCCTACACGATTCCCCCCGTATTGTGCGGAGGGTCCCTTTGTAATGAAATGACGGGTGCGTTTTCATTGGCGCGCGGCTTTGATCGCGATCGAGGGGGGCGGCTCACAGTCTGGTTCCTCGCAGGACCTCGCCCGGGTCCACGGGCCGGCGGTGGAGGAGCCTGGCCCGGCTGCTGAGACAGAGGAGCCGGCGCTGCCGGGGGGGCTTGTGCGAGAGCGCACACGCGGCCCTCTGACCCAGCGGCCTGCCGCAGAGCGTCGCACTGGGCCTGTCGTCTGGGTCGGACCTGCAAAACAACAAGCGGAACCCCATCGGATCACAGCAGCCAGCAGTGATTTATATCATGCTGCAAGTTCTGCTGGTTCCTAATAAAGTTCTTCGAAAAGTTGTCAAATATCCACACAGAGCCTTGTATAGTAGTAAATATGGTAGGTTCATGCATGTAAATTAAGCAAAGGGGACTACTGTTTCCTGTTACTGAGATGATGTCACTGTTTACactgttttcatatttaattatgACTATCGTGACAATAAGCAAAACCATACAGAGTGACTATAGGTGCAGCGTCTACAGtgaaacatttccatttcaaatcctgctgttcctaagcaacgtGACCCCAGCATGATAAGCTTTAAACTTATGAAGTGATATTATTgtcaaaaaattacattttgaagaCTTACAAAGACTTCTCCGTAAAACTCGGCGTCCTCTGTTGAAGCGGTTTTGCCTGGATTGTCATAACGCCGTTCAAATTGACTTTAAATGTACCCGAGTCCTGCAGTTGGGCAAAAAGAGAGATAGAATTCGGCACATATTTAGGAAAATCCGCTGAGTTCACAGCACAGACCTGCGTAAAGCTGCAGTTTGCGCCGGGGAGGAAGTTGCCGTTGGACCCCCTGGAGCTGGGCACTTGGCGAGCTCGGGAGTGGAGCTGAGACGGGGGCTCGTGCAGGCTGCATTTCTCCAGGGTTCCTCTGGGAGGTCCTCCTTTTGAAAGGGGGGGGGCGATTTTGGCACGCTTAATCGGTGTCACTTATCATGTACAGGAATTACTcgtcttaaaaaaaattgtaaagaGAACCTGTGCTCGGCCCCTCCCACTGTTTGTGCAGCAGCCGCTCCAGAGCGCTCACCACCGCTTGCCACACGTCATCGAAGAGCTCGCCAGACACGGCGTCCTTAATGCATTCGTTGGGGGACACGGGCGGGACCCCGCCCCGGAGCGCCACACCCAAAGCAGCACAGACCTTCCTCTGTTCCGCCCCCTCGTCCTCCCTGTGGGGGACACGCGAGCAAGCGAAATTACGATTGGCCTCTAAACAATAACTGCCATCTACGGttgcacattttcattatgaCAATGCATAACACTGAACTACTTTAATGAGCTCAATGGACAATGTTCTCTTCTACACTCAACATCAGACTTTCAAATCCAAGGAAAGGGGCTCGTTGAGGTATGAATTTGCATAAGATTttgtgtagctttttttttactcctttaTTTGCTTCAGAACCTGACTGAGCCCAACGTGGCACATGAGACGTGAGAGAGAAAGGAGTTGACTCACGTCTCCTTGACATCGTAGGCGAGGAACTCCTCGATTCTCCCCTCCGACTCGAACACCTCTTCATCTAGGATGGAGGGCAGGCCGGGTTTGGAGAGCGTGAAGCTGGCGCTGAAGGCCGCATGCGATGCTGTGCACCCCAGGGCCAGTCTGTAGCCCTCAACACACAACctgaaaagtgaaagagaagtgattgtcattgtgatacacagcacagcatacggtgacacaatgaaagtgtcctctgcatttaacccatcacccttggtgagcagtgggcagccatgacaggcgcccggggagcagtgtgtggggacggtgctttgctcagtggcaactcagtggcactttggcagtttgggatttgaatcggcaaccttctgattacggggccgattccttaactgctagggccaccactgcccctattttttttaaagaagggaCTGGCCGGTAATTGAAAGGTCACCTCCAGGATTTAGAGACTAATGTTTTGCTAACAGGCCACCTTCGGTCGACTAAATTATCGCTATATTGTCCCCAAAATGACCAGAACAAACTGAGTTGAATCCAGGAGGAAAGTTGGGCTAAACTGACTGAGGACAATGATTAACATTAATATCTTAGCCGAGGGCAAAGGTACATCAATTACAAAACATCGATCATAAAGGAACACGCTTTATAGCCCCTGCTttaatttttcataaaaacagtATTAATAATAGATGCCACGATAGAATTCATAACATCAGTTTTGGTCCGATGTAGAAGCAAAGCGGTGATTCAAATCAATTTATCTCTCATTAAGTTGGGAATTAAGAGCACATTAGAGCAAACACAATGGCATTACAATGACGCGGGGCGGAGCTGTTTTAATAACTCG of the Denticeps clupeoides chromosome 18, fDenClu1.1, whole genome shotgun sequence genome contains:
- the fam149a gene encoding protein FAM149A — protein: MQLPVLGSALGGVAPEPTMPAAAALLGVKEATLSAAPDRPRVGKGAAKQPGLTGRNVDPNPDPDGPWRRAGRRHPPVHEDLNAPRDPDERQKAPMIASLGSPALLGVAPRPRRVCDRCRLGSVGRDAGLIVIGKKLKEPGGHICHVPAHLPQSICRIITSDLSGSPGLWSVVDAAAPASRPTSSSGSPGCATGLSTEHSSIYSWRYDEFDRANTQHVRQLFCDVDELLYEGKVSSHSEGLWTECQEWNGHSPHLRILGNQLEPPKQEGFQYIRRTLSSRGVALRTEKREEQSELCVEGYRLALGCTASHAAFSASFTLSKPGLPSILDEEVFESEGRIEEFLAYDVKETEDEGAEQRKVCAALGVALRGGVPPVSPNECIKDAVSGELFDDVWQAVVSALERLLHKQWEGPSTGGPPRGTLEKCSLHEPPSQLHSRARQVPSSRGSNGNFLPGANCSFTQDSGTFKVNLNGVMTIQAKPLQQRTPSFTEKSLSDPDDRPSATLCGRPLGQRAACALSHKPPRQRRLLCLSSRARLLHRRPVDPGEVLRGTRLCMVSEGLLLPPATAALKQRFPHVQSEAVELQDGAATQPPRQAQPRLRFLRGGVVSAVHPSSTLPPLREPTQMLESRPNTTHTFWSDSLMKSSFSPADFASSVRGLRAPLPGDCSRMGVTGFSMGITSSMSSGFSECATPPRRRALAPPPAEAEGPQHQRKAFSRFPGNGRKKVLMT